Part of the Apilactobacillus apisilvae genome is shown below.
AAAGACATATCTAAATTATCGTAAAAGAATTTCTCGCGAACGTAATAATTTTAATACATCTATTTATCAAAATAACTTTGAAATTAAGCATTTTATAATTAGTTTCTTTATTTTAGGAACAATTGGTTCAATTATTTCAGCTTTTATAGGAACATTTATACCTAATATCTGGATTTTTATATATGAAGTTTTGCTTTTATTGAATCTCCTTTTAGTTCCTAATAAAGTCTATCCTATTTTTATGGCTGGATTGACCACTGTTGTCATGATAGTGATCGATTTGTTTAATTTACTTGATAATCAATGGGATTTTCCTGTTAACATGTCAATGACTGATAATAGAAATATTTTGTTTTTGCTTAGTCTGATAATATTATTATCGGGAATTTTCTTTAGATTCTTTATTGGTAAGTATAATACTCCAGAAGTTTTTCGAAATAAACGAGGTAATAAGGTTGCTGGATATGTGTTAAATGAAATTTCAGTAATTCCATTACTTGTTTTAGTTCCAGGAGATCAAATTCACAAACTGATTTCTTTTTGGCCAGTTTTTAATTTCAATAATCAATCTTTTACGTTATTTTTCTTACCAGTATTATTAGGTATTAAGATAAACATATTTAAAAATGTTCCTAGAGAACTTTCTATTAAACTAGGTAACAATGTTATTAAAATAAGTGTCTTAGGATTTGTTTTTACAATTATCAGTTATTTCTTGCCAATTGTTACATTATATTTATTAGCAATTTTAATTTTTATATATTTGGGCTCGATAGTCTGGATTAAAAATTATGATCGTAATTCTAAAAAGTGGTTTTCTGATGCTGTAAATGGTTTAAGAGTTATTGGAGTTAGGCCTAATACACCAGCCACTAAAATGAATGTTCAAATAGGCGATTTAATTATTGAAGTTAATAATCAAAAGGTTCATAATGATAGTGAATTTTATGAGGCAATCCTTTCATCACCAACTTTCTGTCGATTAAAAATAGTCAATCGTAATGATCGTATTAAAATCACAGAATCAGCAATTTACAACGATTCACCTAATGAGTTAGGGGTTGTTTTATTTAAAGATAATTAGATAAGATTGTTGTATTTAACTGTAAAAAATGGTTAAATATTTAATTCAAAGGAGTTGTATATAAATGAAAAAAGTAACAAGATCAAAAACAGATAGAATGTTAACTGGAGCTTTGGGTGGAATTTCTGAATATTTAGGAATTGATTCTAGAATTGTTAGAATTATTTTTGCAATTTTGACAATTTATCCAGGACATATTTTATTTGGTCTACTTGCCTACGTTATTATTGTAGTTTTAATTCCTAATGACCAAAAAGTTACTAGTTCTTTTGAAGATATGTTTAATCGTTCACAGCAGTATACAAACCGTGAAGAGAAAAAAGATAATAAAAGTAATCGTAAAAATTTAAAAGATGTTCAAGAGTTTGATCATAAAAAATAAGGAGTCCTTATTATGGGATTTTGGAGTAGATTGCTAGTTAATACCTTGTTATTTATGGCGATCGCTGGTTTCTTTCAAGGTAGTTTTTATGTTGCTAGCGTTACGACTGCAATTATTGCCGCATTTGTATTGGCAATTTTAAATACGTTGATTAAGCCAGTGTTATTTATTCTTTCATTACCAATTAATATATTGACATTAGGATTGTTTAGCATAATACTAAATGCTTTTATGTTGGAAATGACTTCTTATATTGTTGGTGCTAGTTTTCACTTTAATTCATTTGGCATGGCAATTTTAGTTTCAATTATAATGTCAATTTGTAATATAGTGATTTCTGATAATCAGTCAGATAGAAATAAATATTAAAATAAAAGAGTAGATGTTTATAATCATCTACTCTTTTTTTGTTGTTTATAAACATTTAGATTAAAAGATACTGCTTAAAATGGTAAAATGATAATAACATGGGAGGTAGAATTATGACTTATAACGTTAGCGTTGCTGACTTAGTTGAAAACACACATTTAGATATTTTTTATGGAAAAGAATATTTAGATAGACCCATTACAACAAGTGATATTTCAAGACCAGGCTTAGAACTGACTGGTTATTTTAACTATTATCCAGCAAAGAGAATTCAATTACTTGGGATCACTGAAACGTCCTACGCTAAGGGGATGAAAAGTGAAGAACTATATAAAGTTATGAATGAAATGTGTCATCCTGAAACGCCAGCTTTTGTTATTTCAACACAACTTGATCCTCCTGATGAATTAATTAGAGCTGCTAAAAATGAACATATTCCAATTTTAGGTTCAAAGTTAACAACTTCTAGAGTCTTAAGTAATATGACAAATTACTTAGAAAGTAATTTAGCAGAAAGAAAATCCATGCATGGTGTTTTAGTTGATGTTTATGGTTTAGGAGTATTAATGACTGGAGATTCTGGAGTTGGTAAAAGTGAAACTGCTCTAGAACTTGTCAAAAGAGGACATCGTTTAATTGCTGATGATCGAGTAGAAGTTTATCAACAAGATGAACAAACTTTAGTCGGTCAAGCACCAAGAATTTTAAGACATTTATTGGAAATTCGTGGGATTGGTATTATTGATGTTATGAATTTATTTGGTGCAGGAGCTGTTCGTTCAAAGACTAAGGTTGATTTAATTGTTCATTTGGAAAATTGGTCTGACGATAAGACTTATGATCGATTAGGTAATGGCGATGAAACCAGAAGAATTTTTGACGTTGACGTCCAAAAAATTAATATACCAGTTAAAACGGGACGAAATTTGGCAATAATTGTCGAGGCTGCTGCGATGAACTTTAGAGCTAAAACAATGGGATACGATGCTACCAAAGTATTTGATGATAATTTAAATAGTCTAATAAAAGAAAATTCAAAATCTAATAATTAAAGAGTGAATGGAGGAATTTATTATTTTAGCCGCATTAAATCCAATTGCCTTTAATTTAGGAGCAATACAGGTACATTGGTATGGTATTTTTATTGCTAGTGCAGTAATGATTGCAGTATTTTTATCAGTTAAAGAAGGCCAAAAACGTGGTATTTTAGCTGATAATATTTATGATATGATTTTATGGGCATTACCAGTTGCAATCATATCTGCTAGAATTTATTATGTAATCTTTCAATGGTCGTATTATAGCCAACATTTAGATGAGATTATTAAAATATGGGATGGTGGAATTGCTATCTATGGTGCTTTAATTGGTTCCGGGTTAGTTGTTTTTATGTATTGTCGAAATAAATTTATTCCGGTATGGTTAATGCTAGACATCATTTCACCAACCGTTATTATGGGACAAGGCATTGGTAGATGGGGTAACTTTATGAATCAAGAAGCTTTTGGTAAAGTTACTAGTTTGACCTTTTTGCAACATCTTCATTTACCACCATTTATTATTAACCAAATGTTTATTCAGGGCTTTTATCGTCAACCAACATTTTTATATGAATCTCTATGGGATTTGTTAGGATTTGTTCTTTTAATTAATTTGCGACACATTGACAAATTCTTTAAACGTGGGGAAGTTGCTTTGAGTTATGTTATTTGGTATTCATTTGGAAGATTTTTTGTCGAAGGAATGCGAACAGATAGTTTGGTAGCTTTTGGTGATATTAGGGTTTCACAAATATTATCAATTTTCTTATTTTTAGGAGCTATTATAATAATTATTTATCGTAGAAAAAAATACTCAGATTTACCTTTCTATCTTGATGGTAGAGCTATTAAAAATAAATAATATGAATTACAAGGAGACTTTATAATGGTTGAAAAAATTGCAGTTCTAGGTGCTGGATCATGGGGGAGCATGCTAGCTAATATATTAGCTGAAAATGGTAATGATGTTCGACTATGGTCATACAAGTCCGCTCAAGTTGAAGAATTAAACAATAAGCATACTAACTCTAAATATATTGAGAATTTTACATATTCTAAAGATTTAGTTGCTTATTCTGATATGCAAGAAGCAATTGATGGTGTTGATGACATATTATTTGTTGTTCCAGCCCAAGTTACAAGATCAATTGCTAAAAAAGTAAATGAAATTTTAGCAGAATTAGACAATAATGTTAACATTATTCACGGTAGTAAAGGTATTGAACAAAAGACTTATAAACGAATGTCAGAAGTTTTAGCCGAAGAAATTGATCCTAAATATCGTAAATCTATCTCTGTAATTTCAGGACCAAGTCAGGCTGAATCCGTTGCTAAACATGATATTACTTTAGTGACAACTGCTTCTGAAAATATTAAAGATGCTGAACATATTCAATCATTATTTATTAATGATTATTTTAGAGTTTATACTAATGATGATATTATTGGTGTTGAAATTGGGGCTGCTTTAAAGAATATTATTGCACTAGGAGCCGGAGCATTATATAGCTTAGGATATGGCGATAATACTAAAGCTGCACTAATGACTCGTGGATTAGCCGAAGTTTCTCGCTTAGGCACTTCATTTGGGGCAAACCCATTAACTTTTACTGGATTATCTGGTGTCGGAGACTTAATTGTTACCGCAACTAGTAGCGATTCAAGAAATTGGCGTGCCGGATATCAATTAGGCCAAGGAAAGTCATTAGATGATGTTATTAAAAATATGGGAATGGTAATTGAAGGAATTGCTACTACTAAGGCTGCTTATGAATTAGCTAAACAACGTGGTATTGATATGCCAATTACTTCAGCAATTTATAATGTCTTAAATGATAAAGTTACTGTTAAAGATGCTATTAATGAATTAATGCATCGTGAAGGCCGCGCAGAATTAGATTAATATTTTAGGAGAATTATTATGAACAAAATAAAAAAAGCAATTATCCCAGCTGCTGGGTTAGGAACTAGATTTTTACCCGAAACCAAAGCAATGCCAAAAGAAATGTTACCAGTTGTTGATAAACCAGCTATTCAATTAATCGTTGAAGAAGCGGTTGCATCTGGAATTACTGATATTTTAATTATTATCGGTAAAGGTAAACGTGCGATTGAAGATCATTTTGATTCAAATACTGAATTGGAATTGAATTTAGAGCAAAAAAATAAAATGAAAATGTTAGAGGCGGTTAAGAAAACTAACGGCTTAAATATTTATTTTAAGCGTCAAGAACATCCAAATGGTTTAGGTGATGCAGTCCATACTGCTAAAAGTTTTGTTGGTAATGATCCATTTGTCATCATGTTAGGTGATGATTTAATGCAAGACAAGACGCCATTAACTAAGCAATTAATTGATAGTTATGAAGAAACTCATTCATCAACTTTAGCTGTTATGAAAGTACCACATGAAGATACTTCTAAATATGGTGTTATTAATCCAGCTAAAGAAATTAAAGATGGATTATATGACGTAACAAGCTTTGTTGAAAAGCCTAATCCTGAAGATGCACCTAGTGATTTAGCTATTATTGGTCGTTATCTATTAACCCCAGATATTTTTGAGATCTTAGAAAATACTAAGCCTGGTAAGGGTAATGAAATTCAACTAACTGATGCGATTGATACACTTAATAAATCTGGTAAGGTTTATGCTCATGAATTTACGGGTGATCGTTTTGATACAGGTAATAAATTTGGTTGGCTACAAACTAACATTGAATTTGGATTACAACATCCAGAAGTCTCAGATCAATTAAAAGCATACATTAAAGATTTAGCTAAGCGCTTAGGTTAAAATAGTTTGTGTGCAATATAATAGACAAAGTATTTATTTCATAGTAAAGTAGTTATTATTATAAAATTGAGAGGTGCTTAAATTATGGAAAAATATGATGTAATCGTAATTGGTGCAGGCCCTGGTGGTATGACAGCTGCATTGTATGCTTCTCGTGCAAACTTGTCTGTATTGATGATTGATCGAGGCATTTATGGTGGTCAAATGAATAATACTGCCGAAATTGAAAATTATCCTGGATTTAAGTCTATTTTGGGTCCTGATTTAGCTAAAAAGATGTATGAAGGTTCAATTAATTTTGGTGCTAAATATGCATACGGAACTGTTCAATCAATCGAAAATAATGGTAAGGGAAAAATCGTTCATACTGATGAAAATGATTATGAAACAAGTTCTATTATTATTGGAACCGGATCACAGTATCGTAAATTAGGTGTTGAAGGTGAAGACGAATACGGTGGTAAAGGTGTTTCATACTGTGCTGTTTGTGACGGAGCTTTCTTTAAAAATAAGGAAGTGGTCGTAATTGGTGGTGGTGATTCTGCTATTTCTGAAGCACTATATCTTGCTGGAATTACTTCGAAAGTCACTGTAATTCATCGTCGTGACCAACTAAGAGCGCAAAAAGTATTACAAGATCGTGCCTTTGCCAACGGTAAGATTAATTTTATTTGGAATACAAATGTAACTGAAATTGTTGGTGACAATATGAAAGTTACTGGCGTTAAAACATTAAATAATCAAACAAACGAAGAATCAAGCGTTGATGCTAATGGAGTCTTTGTATATGTTGGTAATAATCCAATGACTGAGGCATTTAGTGATTTAGATATTACTGATGATAAAGGCTGGATTAAGACCAATGAACGAATGGAAACTTCTGTTCCAGGAGTATTTGCAATTGGTGATGTTCGCCAAAAAGAATTAAGACAAGTTACTACTGCTGTTGGTGATGGTGGTATTGCTGGTCAAAATGCTTTTGAATATATTTCTTCATTATAAAAATTTATAATAAAAAGAATGCTTTGAACTATAACTCAAGGCATTCTTTTTTATTATCTTTTATTGATACTTATTAATTTTAGAATGTATGTTCGTGTGTTAAAATATAAACAAAATTGTGCGAATATTTAATTTAAATTAATATCATTTTTTGAAGGTGAGGGGATTTTTTGCAAATTAATCGAGAAGAAAATAATCATTTTGAATTAGTCTCTAAATATAAGCCTACTGGTGATCAACCAGAAGCAATAAAAAAATTAACTGATGGATTTAATAATGGTCAAAAATCACAAATATTATTAGGTGCAACTGGAACTGGTAAAACTTTTACTATTTCTAATGTAATCAAGAATGTTAACCGA
Proteins encoded:
- a CDS encoding PDZ domain-containing protein, which codes for MSYIIIISSILIQPVLWLGVIKTYLNYRKRISRERNNFNTSIYQNNFEIKHFIISFFILGTIGSIISAFIGTFIPNIWIFIYEVLLLLNLLLVPNKVYPIFMAGLTTVVMIVIDLFNLLDNQWDFPVNMSMTDNRNILFLLSLIILLSGIFFRFFIGKYNTPEVFRNKRGNKVAGYVLNEISVIPLLVLVPGDQIHKLISFWPVFNFNNQSFTLFFLPVLLGIKINIFKNVPRELSIKLGNNVIKISVLGFVFTIISYFLPIVTLYLLAILIFIYLGSIVWIKNYDRNSKKWFSDAVNGLRVIGVRPNTPATKMNVQIGDLIIEVNNQKVHNDSEFYEAILSSPTFCRLKIVNRNDRIKITESAIYNDSPNELGVVLFKDN
- the lgt gene encoding prolipoprotein diacylglyceryl transferase — its product is MEEFIILAALNPIAFNLGAIQVHWYGIFIASAVMIAVFLSVKEGQKRGILADNIYDMILWALPVAIISARIYYVIFQWSYYSQHLDEIIKIWDGGIAIYGALIGSGLVVFMYCRNKFIPVWLMLDIISPTVIMGQGIGRWGNFMNQEAFGKVTSLTFLQHLHLPPFIINQMFIQGFYRQPTFLYESLWDLLGFVLLINLRHIDKFFKRGEVALSYVIWYSFGRFFVEGMRTDSLVAFGDIRVSQILSIFLFLGAIIIIIYRRKKYSDLPFYLDGRAIKNK
- a CDS encoding PspC domain-containing protein yields the protein MKKVTRSKTDRMLTGALGGISEYLGIDSRIVRIIFAILTIYPGHILFGLLAYVIIVVLIPNDQKVTSSFEDMFNRSQQYTNREEKKDNKSNRKNLKDVQEFDHKK
- the hprK gene encoding HPr(Ser) kinase/phosphatase, with protein sequence MTYNVSVADLVENTHLDIFYGKEYLDRPITTSDISRPGLELTGYFNYYPAKRIQLLGITETSYAKGMKSEELYKVMNEMCHPETPAFVISTQLDPPDELIRAAKNEHIPILGSKLTTSRVLSNMTNYLESNLAERKSMHGVLVDVYGLGVLMTGDSGVGKSETALELVKRGHRLIADDRVEVYQQDEQTLVGQAPRILRHLLEIRGIGIIDVMNLFGAGAVRSKTKVDLIVHLENWSDDKTYDRLGNGDETRRIFDVDVQKINIPVKTGRNLAIIVEAAAMNFRAKTMGYDATKVFDDNLNSLIKENSKSNN
- a CDS encoding phage holin family protein, with the protein product MGFWSRLLVNTLLFMAIAGFFQGSFYVASVTTAIIAAFVLAILNTLIKPVLFILSLPINILTLGLFSIILNAFMLEMTSYIVGASFHFNSFGMAILVSIIMSICNIVISDNQSDRNKY
- a CDS encoding NAD(P)H-dependent glycerol-3-phosphate dehydrogenase; this translates as MVEKIAVLGAGSWGSMLANILAENGNDVRLWSYKSAQVEELNNKHTNSKYIENFTYSKDLVAYSDMQEAIDGVDDILFVVPAQVTRSIAKKVNEILAELDNNVNIIHGSKGIEQKTYKRMSEVLAEEIDPKYRKSISVISGPSQAESVAKHDITLVTTASENIKDAEHIQSLFINDYFRVYTNDDIIGVEIGAALKNIIALGAGALYSLGYGDNTKAALMTRGLAEVSRLGTSFGANPLTFTGLSGVGDLIVTATSSDSRNWRAGYQLGQGKSLDDVIKNMGMVIEGIATTKAAYELAKQRGIDMPITSAIYNVLNDKVTVKDAINELMHREGRAELD
- the trxB gene encoding thioredoxin-disulfide reductase; translated protein: MMEKYDVIVIGAGPGGMTAALYASRANLSVLMIDRGIYGGQMNNTAEIENYPGFKSILGPDLAKKMYEGSINFGAKYAYGTVQSIENNGKGKIVHTDENDYETSSIIIGTGSQYRKLGVEGEDEYGGKGVSYCAVCDGAFFKNKEVVVIGGGDSAISEALYLAGITSKVTVIHRRDQLRAQKVLQDRAFANGKINFIWNTNVTEIVGDNMKVTGVKTLNNQTNEESSVDANGVFVYVGNNPMTEAFSDLDITDDKGWIKTNERMETSVPGVFAIGDVRQKELRQVTTAVGDGGIAGQNAFEYISSL
- the galU gene encoding UTP--glucose-1-phosphate uridylyltransferase GalU, coding for MNKIKKAIIPAAGLGTRFLPETKAMPKEMLPVVDKPAIQLIVEEAVASGITDILIIIGKGKRAIEDHFDSNTELELNLEQKNKMKMLEAVKKTNGLNIYFKRQEHPNGLGDAVHTAKSFVGNDPFVIMLGDDLMQDKTPLTKQLIDSYEETHSSTLAVMKVPHEDTSKYGVINPAKEIKDGLYDVTSFVEKPNPEDAPSDLAIIGRYLLTPDIFEILENTKPGKGNEIQLTDAIDTLNKSGKVYAHEFTGDRFDTGNKFGWLQTNIEFGLQHPEVSDQLKAYIKDLAKRLG